In Chaetodon trifascialis isolate fChaTrf1 chromosome 2, fChaTrf1.hap1, whole genome shotgun sequence, one DNA window encodes the following:
- the hmgb2a gene encoding high mobility group protein B2a: protein MRKDPNKPRGKMTSYAYFVATCREEHKKKHPGTTVNFSEFSKKCSERWKTMSPKEKVKFEDLAKNDKIRYDQEMKSYVPPKGAKQSKKKKDPNAPKRPPSAFFVFCSDHRPRIKEENPGISIGEIAKKLGELWSAQSPKDKAPYAAKAAKLKEKYEKDVAAYRARGGSGKSDAGKKSGPGRPAAKKAEPIDDDDDDDEDEEEEEDDEDDDDDDDEDDD, encoded by the exons ATGAGAAAGGACCCAAATAAACCAAGAGGGAAAATGACCTCCTATGCTTACTTTGTGGCGACATGCCGCGAagaacacaaaaagaaacacccAGGGACCACTGTAAACTTTTCAGAGTTTTCTAAGAAATGCTCTGAGAGATGGAAG ACCATGTCACCCAAGGAGAAAGTGAAGTTCGAGGATTTGGCTAAGAATGACAAGATCCGCTATGATCAAGAGATGAAGTCGTACGTCCCTCCTAAAGGTGCCAAGcagagcaagaagaagaaggaccCCAACGCACCCAAAAGGCCACC TTCTGCTTTCTTCGTGTTCTGCTCTGATCACCGTCCCAGGATCAAAGAGGAGAACCCTGGGATCTCTATTGGTGAAATTGCCAAGAAGCTTGGCGAGTTGTGGTCTGCACAGAGTCCTAAAGACAAGGCTCCCTATGCGGCCAAGGCTGCAAAACTGAAGGAGAAGTATGAGAAG GATGTTGCTGCCTACAGAGCCAGAGGTGGTTCAGGGAAGAGTGATGCTGGTAAGAAGAGTGGCCCAGGCAGGCCCGCTGCCAAGAAAGCAGAGCCGattgacgatgatgacgatgatgacgaggacgaggaggaggaggaggatgacgaagatgatgatgatgatgacgatgaggatgatgacTAA